Part of the Micromonospora rhizosphaerae genome is shown below.
CGTGGGCGAGCTGCAGCGCGGCGGGGAGGTGCTCGTCGGGCAGGTTGAGCACGGCGAGGACAGCGGCCTCGTCGAGGCCGACGCCGTTCTCCAGCACCTGGGTCCGGGCCTGGTCGAGGATCTCTGGCATGGCCCGTACCCTACAAGGCCGATCCGACGGCCAGAACGGCCGCGTCCCGCTGGTCAACCGGGGCACCAACCCGGTCCGAGCAGGCCAGCAGGGCGGGCCGCGCCACGCCGGGCCGGCCGGGACGAGGTGGTAACTTCGCCCGGCGGAAGCGCCTCGGGCGAGGCGGACCGGTGGGAAGGGACGTGACGGTGGCGGACTGGCTGGCGGCGCTCGACCGCCGCGCCGAGCTGCGGGCCAAGGCGGGACTCACCCGCCGGCTGCACCCGCGCGCCGCCGGCGACGCGGTGGTCGACCTGGCCGGCAACGACTACCTCGGCCTGGCCACCCACCCCGAGGTCACCGCCGCGGCGGCGGGGGCTCTGTCCGCGTACGGGCTGGGGGCGACCGGGTCACGCCTGGTACGCGGTTCCACCGACGCCCACCACGCCCTCGAGGACCGCCTCGCCGACTGGCTCGGCGCCGACCGCGCCCTGGTCTTCTCCTCCGGCTACCTGGCCAACCTCGGCGCGGTACGCGCGCTGGTGCAGCCGCGCACGCTCCTCGTCTCCGACGCGCACAACCACGCCTCGCTGATCGACGGCTGCCGGATCTCCGGCGCGGAGACCGTGGTGACCCCGCACGCCGACGTCCAGGCGGTGGCCGACGCGCTCGCCGCCGCCCCCGGCCGGCCGGCCGTGGTGGTCACCGAGTCGGTCTTCTCCGTCGACGGCGACCTGGCCCCACTGGCCCGGCTCCACGTGGTGGCTCGCCGACACGGCGCGCTGCTGCTGGTCGACGACGCGCACGCGCTCGGCGTCATCGGCCCGGCCGGCGCCGGCGGCGTTGCCGCCGCGGGTCTGGCCGGCGAGCCGGACGTGCTGGTGACCGCCACCCTCTCCAAGGCGCTCGGCGGGGCGGGCGGCGTGGTGGCCGGCCCGGCCGAGTTCGTCCGGCACCTCGTCGAGACCGGGCGGACGTTCATCTTCGACACCGCGCTGCCCCCGGCGGTGGCCGCCGGGGTATCCGCCGCGGTGCGGCTGGCCCGGTCCGGCGACGACCTGCGCACCGAGCTGGCCGACCGGGCCGCCCTCGCGGTCCGCCGGCTGGGCGCGGCCGGGCTGACCGTCTCCACCCCCGACGCGGCGGTGGTCTCGGTGACCGCGCCGGGCCCGGAGGCGGCGAGCGCCTGGGCGGCCGACTGCCGGGACCGTGGCGTGGCGGTGGGCTGCTTCCGGCCACCGTCCACCCCGGACAGCCGCTCCCGGCTCCGGTTGACCATCAGCGCGGGGGTGGCCCGGGCGGACTTCGAACGGGCCCTGGACGTGATCGTGGAGTGTGCCCCATGACGGCGGCGTGGAGCGGGCCGGTGCTGGTGACCGGGACCGACACCGAGGTGGGCAAGACCGTGGTGACCGCGGCGATCGCGGCGGCCGCGCAGGCCGCCGGCATGCGGGTCGCGGTGATCAAGCCCGGCCAGACCGGTACGGCCACCGGCGAGCCCGGCGATGTCGACACCGTGACCCGGCTGGCCGCCCCGCTCACCGGGCGGACCCTGGCCAGCTACCCGGATCCGCTCGCCCCGCTCGCCGCGGCCCGGGTCGCGGAGCTGGAGCCGCTGGAGCTCTACACCGCCGTGGACGCGATCCGCGAGGAGACCGACAAGCACGACCTGATCCTGATCGAGGGGGCCGGCGGGCTGCTCGTACCGATGGGGTTGCGGCCGTCGGGCGAGCCCTGGACGGTGGCCGACCTGGCGGTGTCGCTGGGCGCGCCCGCCGTGGTGGTGGCGCGGGCCGGCCTCGGCACGCTCAACCACACCGCGCTCACCCTGGAGGCGCTGGAGCGCCGGGCGATCCCGGCCGGGGTGGTCATCGGCGCCTGGCCGGCCGAGCCGGAGCTGGTGCACTGGGCCAACCTGACCGACCTGGTGCCCAACCTGCTCGGTGCGGTGCCGATGGGTGCCGGTTCGATGGATCCGGGCGTGTTCCGTCGGTCCGCGCCCGGCTGGTTCACCCCCGCGCTGTACGGGGTGCTCGACGACTGGCGGGCCTGGGCCGAGGACATCAGCTGAGCACCTCCGGTCACCCGCCGGGTGCGATGTCTACGGTCAGGTCGTCGACGGCGGTCGTTCCCCCGAACCGCTTCGTCAATCCACGTAAGGTGATCATGCGCCGACGCTACGAACCGGACCGGTCCGGTCACTCCCGCTGATCGGCACCGATGCACCCTGACTTTCGTCGGCCCTCCCGCCTGCGATCGGCCCGTCCCGTTCCCCTCGCCCCAGGGGCCTGTGGAGCTTGCCCGCATGGACGGGGCGGCGCGGCGCCGGGAGCGCGCCCTCCCTTCGGCGGTCCGGAACCAGGGCGACGCAGACCCTTTGGGAGCTGCCCGCACGGACGGGGCGGCACCGTGAAACGGCCCACCGCCCGGGCCGCGGTCGCCCACTCCGCGACCGCACAGTTGCGGTAGCACTGACGGGGCACCTCCAAAGGAGGTCGGCAGCCCAATGGAGCTCGGGCTCTCCGCTGGGGGTCGTGCGAGGTCGGCGAGCTGCGACCGAGCCGGTGCCAGGCTCAGCCGCGGCGGATGACGAATGCGTCCGGCATCCGGAACGTGAGGTTGTCCGGACACCAGGGCGGCCGGACCACGGTCACCCCGTCCAGCAGCGGCGCTGCCTCGGCCACCACCACCGCCGCCTCCATCCGGGCCAGTTGCGCGCCCACGCAGCGGTGCGCCCCCGCGCCGAAGGCGAGGTGCCGGCGTGATCCGCGCTGGCCGGGCCGGAAGCCGGCCGGGTCCGCCACCAGCTCCGGGTCCCGACCCGCACGGGCCAGCCAGAGCACGATGCTCGTGCCCGCCGGCACCGCCGTCCCGCCCAGCGTGGTGTCGACCGACGCCACCCGTCGCCAGGTGACGATCGGCGGCTCCAGCCGCAGTCCCTCCTCCACCACGTCGGCGACGGCGACCTGCCCGCCGCGCAGGCCCGCCCGGACCTCCGGTTCGCCGGTCAGCCGGTGCAGCAGCAGGGTGAGGAACTGCGAGGTGGTCTCCTGCCCGGCGACCAGCAGGAAGAACAGCGCGCCGACCACCACGTCGCGGGAGTGCCCGGCGGCCCGCAGCCGGGCGGCCAGCCCGCCACCCGTGGCGGCGAAATCGCGCAGCACGGTGTGGAACCGGCCGACCTCGGCGGCCAGCGCCCGCTGCCGGTCGGCGTCCAGCGGCGCCCAGAACAGCTCCAGCGCGGCCCGGGCGAACCCCTTCACTGCGCCGACCGGGGCGTCGGGCAGCTCGACCAGGCGGGCCAGCACCAGCAGCGGCAGGTCGGCGGCGAGTTCGGCGTACAGGTCGACGGGTTGGCCCGCGTCCAGGGCGGCGGCGAGCCGGTCCACCCGCTGCCGGACCAGCGCGGTCAGCCAGGGTTGCTGCGCCGCCACCCGGGTGGGGTGCAGCGCGTCGGCGACCAGCGCCCGGATCTCCGGGTGGCTGGCGCCGGCGTTGTTGGCCAGCGTCGGCGGCAGCCGGAACCGATGCCCGGCGAGCACCCGCAGCGCGGCCACCGGGATCGGGGTCACCGCGTCCAGGGCGTTGTCCGGTCGGAAGGTGACCGGATCGGTGAGCACCTGCCGGACCAGCGCGTGCCGGGTGACCACCAGGTGGCCGACGCCGACGTGGTCGACCACGGTCGCCACATCGGGCCACCGCCCGTCGACGGCCTCCCCCCAGCCCCGGAACAGCACGCCGTCACGCTAGCGGGCGGTCCCCGGCGGCGCGGCGTTCAGTTCCAACACGGTGGTGTGCTTCACCCGTACGCTCTCCAGCGCCTCCGTCACCGGCACGTCGTACGCGGCCAGCTCGCGGAAACGGTCGCGGGGCAGGAACGCCCGGCCCGGGTCGCCGACCAGCACCCGGGCGCCGGACCGGGCGGCCCGGAGCAGGAAGCGCAGCATCCGCTTCGCCATCGCCTCGCTGTAGAAGACGTCCCCGGCGAGCACGATCTCGGCGTCCCCGGCGTCGCCGTCCAGAACGTCGCCGAACTCCGCGTCGACGCGTACCCCATTGGCCTCGGCGTTGAGCGCGACCGCCGCGACGGCGCGCTCGTCGACCTCGACGGCGCGGACGGTGGCCGCGCCGGCCCGGGCGGCGGCGATGGCGACCAGGCCGGAGCCGGAGGCGAGGTCCAGCACCCGGCGGCCGGCGACCGCCTCGGGATGGTCGGTGACGTAGCGGGCCAGCCCCTGACCGCCGGCCCAGGCGAAGGCCCAGAACGGCGGGGGCTGGGCGCTGCGGAACTCGCCCTCGGTCAGCTCCCAGAGGCCGATCGGCTCGTCGGCCTGGTGCAGCCGCAGCTCGGGGACGAAGGCGACCGGGGCGAGCCGGGCGTGCAGCCGGACGAAGGCCGCGGACAGGTCGGACACCCGGTGATTCTCTCCCGGCTGGGATCTCGGGCGTGTCGCGGGGAGCGGTGACCGGTTCACCACTGTCGGTGAAACCGGCCCCCGCGGTTGGCGATCGGTGCGAACACGCCCGTCTACCGGCTTCCCCGCACCGTTCATAGCGTTGCCAGGTGGACGCGCCCGAGGGACGAGGCGGTGATGAGCGTGTGGCGGTACGTGCTGCGGATCGGGGTGGTGCTGACCTGTCTGCCGGGGGCGGGCCTCGGGGCGGCCGTGCCGGCGCGGGCGGCGGCCGGCTTCGCCACCGAGTTGAGCGGCCTGCCGGACGAGTTCACCGCCGGCGAACGGCTGGAGACCCTCTCCGCGGTGGTCTCCCGGCAGGACGGTGGCGGCTGCGTCAAGGTGCGTTGGTCGATGGTGCTCAGCGTGCAGGGGCTGCGGCTGGACCAGGTGAAGATGGACCGGGTGGAGGAGGGCGGTTCCTTCCCCCTGGAGATCCGCACCGAGGGGGACGTGGCCCGGCTGACCGACCGGCAGCTCGACCCGGGCACGCTCTGTCCGGGCCGAACGGTCACCGCCCGCTACCGGGTGGCCTTCGCCGAGGACGTCACCCGGGGGCGGGTGAGCTTCGCCGCTGAGGCGTACGACCAGGACCTGCGGCTGCTCGCCCGGCAGACCGCGACCCGGCAGGTGATCGGGGACGGCGTCGACGCGGCGCCGAGCGAGGCGGCGGCGCCGGAGCCGACGGAGGGCAGCGTGGAGCCGACGCCGGACGACGCCACCGAGGAGGCGACGCCCACCGACGAGGCGGTGGGCGAGCTGCCGCCGCCCGGGGCGGCGGCCCGGCCGTTGGCGCAGTCGGGCGGCTTCGGGGTGGTCCAGGCCGCCTTCCTGCTGGGTGGCCTGATGCTCTTCCTCGGCGCCGGCCTGCTGATCCGGATGCGGTACCTGCTGCGCCGGGCCGAGGGCGTGGCGGAGGACGGGCCCGCCGCCCGAACGCGATGGCGGTAGCTCGCGCTTTACAAAATGTCGCCTCTTGTAAAAGCCAGTGACGGCTGCCACAGTCAGGGAGGAGCCAAGAGATCGGAGGCTGACGATGACCACCGACGCGACCACCCCACCCCTGGCCTGGCGCGACACCCGCAAGCTGCTCTGGCCGCTGGCCCTGCTCGTCCCGGTCCTGCCCTTCACCGCGTGGTCGATCTGGCACTCCACCGGGGGCGCCTGGGCCTGGTGGCTCACCCCGGTGGTCGTATTCGGGCTGATCCCGGTGATCGACCTGCTGATCGGTGAGGACCGGCGCAACCCGCCCGACGAGGTGGTGCCCCGCCTGGCGGCCGACGGCTACTACCGCTGGCTGACCTACCTCTACCTGCCCGCCCAGTACGCGGCGCTGGCGCTCTGCTGCGCGGTCTGGGCGCGGGGCGACCTGTCCTGGATCGGCGCGGCCGGGCTGGTCTTCACCGTCGGGGTGGTCAACGGCATCGCCATCAACACCGCGCACGAGCTGGGCCACAAGCGGGAGACCATGGAGCGCTGGCTGTCGAAGGTGGCCCTCGCGCCCACCGGCTACGGGCACTTCTACGTCGAGCACAACCGCGGCCACCACACCCGGGTCGCCACCCCTGAGGATCCGGCCAGCGCGCGGCTGGGGGAGAGCGTCTGGGCGTTCTGGCCGCGTACCGTCTGCGGAAGCCTGCGCTCGGCCTGGCGCCTGGAGACGAGCCGGTTCCGCATCCGTGGCCGCAACCCCTGGACGTGGCGCAACGACATCCTCACCGCCTGGGCGATGACCCTGGTGCTCTACGGCGTGCTGATGCTCGCCTTCGGCCCCGGGGTGCTGCCCTTCCTGCTGCTCCAGGCCGTGATCGGCTTCTCCCTGCTCGAGGTGGTCAACTACCTGGAGCATTACGGACTGGCCCGGCAGCACACCGCCGCGGGCCGGTACGAGAAGGTCGATCCACAGCACAGCTGGAACAGCGACCGGACGGTCACCAACGTCTTCCTCTTTCAGCTCCAGCGGCACAGCGACCACCACGCCAACCCGCTGCGCCGCTACCAGACGTTGCGCAGCTTCGACTCCTCGCCGCAGCTGCCGGCCGGCTACGCCACCATGGTGGTCGCCGCGTTGGTCCCGCCGGTCTGGCGGCGGGTGATGGACCACCGGGTGCTCGCCCACTACGGCGGCGACCTCGAGTTGGCCAACGTCCACCCGCCGGCCCTGCGCCGGCTGCGGGCGCTCTACGGCGCCCAGTCCGGGTCCCGGCCGAACGCCGCGATCAGCCGGTCCTGCTCGTCGGCGTCGGCGGGCACCTCCAGCCCCGGCCGGACCAGCTCGCCCCGCTGGTAGTCGGAGATCCGCCCGGCGAACCACCGGGCGCACTCGCGCACCGCTTCGGGGTCCAACCGCGGATCCGCGCCGATCGCCACCGCCAGGTCCCATCCGTGTACGAGGTGCTCGGCGACGAGCTGGTGCAGGTACTCGTCCGCCGGGGTGTCGCCGATGGAGAGGTGGACGATGGCGTCCAGCGCGCCCGGGTGGGCGGCCGCCAGCTCCGCCTGGGCGGCCGCCTCTCGGGCCGTCCTGGCCGGGTCGGCGCCGAGCTGGTCGCCGTCGTAGCGGTCGCCGACCTGCTCGATGGTCCTTCCGGCCAGCAGGGCCACGCTCCAGCGGTCCTCGCTCACCACGTGGTTGACCAGCATGCGGACGTCCCAGCCTGGGCAGGGCGTCGGATCCGACCACTGCCCAGGGCCGACCTCGCCGACCCGGTCGGTGAACTCGGCCAGGCTGCGTCGGTAGCTCTCCAGCAGGTCCATGTCGCTGATTGTGGCGGCTGCTGCGGCCGGTCCGGGAGGATTTGCCCGGTCGGTGGTCAGTCGAGCTGGGCCGGTTCCAGGCCCAGCTCCCGGGCGGCGACCAAGCGGATCCACTCGGCGATCTGCCGGCGGGTGATCACCCGGTCGTGCACCGCGAGCTGTACGGCGAGGCCGTCCATCACCGCGTTGATCCGCCACGCGGCGCCGGCCGGGTCCGCGCAGTCGAAGGTGCCGTCGGCCACCCCCTCGGAGATCACGCCGGCCAGGTCCTGCCGCCAGCGCAGGTCGAGCCGGCGCGAGACCTTCTCCAGCTCGGGGGTGCGCAGCGACTCCGCCCAGCCGTCGATCCAGACGGACCAGGAGGTGGATCGGCCTGCCGGGGTGTAGCGGCGCAGCATCCGCCGCAGCTTGATCAACGGCGGGGCGGAGGAGTGCACCACCGCGTCGAGCCGGGCCAGATCCTGCTCGACGGCGTACGCGAAGGCCTGCGCGAGCATCCGCTCCTTGGTGGCGAAGTGGTAGAAGACCAGCGCCTGGCTCACCCCCGCAGCCTCCGCCACGTCGGCGGTGCGAGTGTTCGCCAGGCCACGTTCGGCGATCACGTCACAGGCCGTGTGCAACAGGGCATCCAGGCGGATTTCGGCGGCACGTCTCGTCACGCCGGCTACCGTAGCCGATCGATCCAAGCACAGGGAGTCACCAACACGGCCGGTCGAGCAGGGAGGTGCCCGACACCCGGCGGGCGACCAGGATCACCCGTTCGGGACGCGCCGGAGGGGGCCCCCGATTTGGCAACCGTTCCCCGCCTCGGCTAAAGTTCTCATCCGTTACCGGGGAACGCCGGTGGCACGCGGACGTAGCGCAGTTGGTAGCGCATCACCTTGCCAAGGTGAGGGTCGCGGGTTCGAGTCCCGTCGTCCGCTCGGAGATGCCGCCATGGATGTCGGGGGCAACCTCGGTGGAGTGGCCGAGAGGCGAGGCAACGGCCTGCAAAGCCGTGTACACGGGTTCAAATCCCGTCTCCACCTCGGCAGTAGACGAGGGCGATTGGCGCAGTGGGAGCGCGCTTCCTTGACACGGAAGAGGTCACTGGTTCAAACCCAGTATCGCCCACCAGTTGGATGAGCAGGTCAAAAGGCTCGTCACCGGACATCGGTGACGAGCCTTTTGATTTCCGGACCTGCTCCGTCGGCAACCGGTCGGGTCACAGCGGCGGGCCGACGTCCCGGCGCTCGTCCACCCGCCGGTACTCCACCGGCTCCGCCGGCTCGGCCGTGGTGACCACCTCGCGGCGGCGACCCCAGACCAGCGTGGTCATGATGAGGCCGAGTACGCCGGCCGCCATCAGGATCCAGCCGACGACGTCGAGGTTGACCCCGCCGATGCTGGCGTTGAGCGCGAAGGTGAGGATCGCGCCGACCGCGATCAGGAAGATGCTGGTACCGATTCCCACGACAGCCTCCTTCAGGGGGACGTGGTGCGCTGTCGAGGAGGGTCAGTACCCAGCTGGCAACCAGCGCAATCACCCGGCCCGTTCAAAGCGGTGGGGGCACCCGTACGGCGATCTTGTCATCGGGTAGAGTTCACCCGTCGCCGACGAGAGCCGGCGGCATGCGGACGTAGCGCAGTTGGTAGCGCATCACCTTGCCAAGGTGAGGGTCGCGGGTTCGAGTCCCGTCGTCCGCTCGCGATCCGCCCCTCGCGGGGCGACCGCCGCCGGTCGCAGCGGGCGCCGGCGGGCGCGCGGGCGATTGGCGCAGTGGGAGCGCGCTTCCTTGACACGGAAGAGGTCACTGGTTCAAACCCAGTATCGCCCACCATCGACAGCGGCACGGGTTCGCTCCCGGGGCCGCTGATTCTTTTCCGGGCCCCGTTCGGCCCCCGCGATTGACCACATCGGTAACTTCACACCGCCGAGGCAGCCCTCCTTGGTCCGCCCGACGGGCCATGGAACGGTGGGCCCTGCCCGTGACAGGGTGAGGGCTCGCGGACCAGGGAGGCGATCGCATGCGGTCAGGCACCGGACGGCCCTGGAGGCGCGCGGTCGGTCGGCTCGGCGTCGCCGCCCTGCTGGCCGCGGCGGGGATCGTGGTCGGGGGCTCACCCGCGCAAGCGACGGCCACCCGGACGGTGGCGTTCTGGAGCATGGACGAGCCGCCTGGGGCGACCGTGCTGAAGGACAGTAGCGGTAACGGCCGGGACGGCACGATCGGCGCCGAGGTGGTGACGGGCGCGCTCTACGCCGGGGCGACCGGCCACCGGTTCGCCTACCACCGGCCCACGGACATGGAGTACGTCCCGGAGCACATCAACCGGGTTCCGCACAGCACCGACTTCAACCCGGACGCGGGGGACTTCTCGTTCACCGTCCGCTACCGCACGACGCACTCCTTCGGCAACATCATGCAGAAGGGGCAGGGCGGGACCTCGGGCGGCTACTGGAAGTTCGAAGCGCCGAGCGGCATGCCGAGGTGCCTGTTCCGCGGCGGCGACGGCTCCTCGCGTACCGGCTACACGGGCGTGTCGATCGCGGACGGGCAGTGGCACACGGTCACCTGCAATCGCACCTCGACCTATGTGGAGATGTACGTCGACGGAGTGCGGACCAGCCGGCTGACCGGGCCGACCGGCACCATCGCGAACTCCTGGCAGCTCTCCATCGGCGGCAAGAGCTCCTGCGACGGCGTGAACGTCACCTGCGACTACTTCGCCGGCGACATCGACTACATCAAGATCCTGAAGGGTTCGGGCGGCACCGCCAACCAGCCGCCCGTCGCCGACCTCGCCCCGTCGTGTTCCGGGCTGGTCTGCACGTTCTCGGCCGCCGGCTCCAGCGACGCGGACGGCGCGATCCAGGACCACCGCTGGGACTTCGGCGACGGATCCACCGCCGACACCGACTCCGTACCGACCACCTCGCACACTTACGCCGCGGCCGGCACCTACCCCGTCACGCTCACCGTGACCGACGATCGGGGTGCCACGGACACGGCGACCACGCAGCTCACCGTCGCGCCGATCGCCGAGCGGATCTCCTTCGTCGGGCAGGCCACCGCGAACGCGAACGTCGTGACGCACTCCCTCGTGGTGCCGGCCGGGGTCCAGACGGGTGACGCCCTGGTGCTGTTCCTCAGCCAGAACACCCACGCCACCACGGGTGAGCCCACCGGCGTGACCGGCTGGACCCGGCTGGACCGGATCGACGGCGGCAACGCCACCACCACGGCGTGGCAGAAGGTGGCGGCTGCCGGAGACGCCGGCTCGACGGTCCGGGTGACCCTGGGCGCGCAGTCGAAGGGCAACTTCGTGCTCGCCGCCTACCGGGGCGTGAACCCGACGCAGCCGGTGAACGCGGTCGCGGCCGCCACGGACACGGCCAGCTCCGCCGTGCGGGTCACCCCGTACGCCGCCGTCGCGGCGGAACAGAGCTGGGGCGTGTCGTACTGGATGCACGGCGACGGCCTCTCCACCGCGCTCACGCCGCCCCCCGGGGTCGAGGTCCGCAGCAACAGCTCGCAGACGGGCGGCGGGCGGGTGACGGGGCTGCTCGCCGACTCGGGAAGCTCGGTGCCGACCGGCAGTTACGGCGGGCTGACCGCCACCGCGGCCGCCGCCAGCACCACCACGACGACCTGGACGGTCATCCTCCAGCCGGCCTGATCCGCGGCAGGTGTCGGTCCACATCTGGTCGGGTTGCTTCTGGAACGGCGCTGGATATGCCGCTGGCCGGCACCCGTGTTCGGGTGCCGGCCAGCGGCTTGGTGCTCTGTGTCAGTTGTTCCAGTGCTGGGTGACCAGGTCGGCGGCCTGCTGTTCCCACTGGGCGTAGGCGTGCGGGTAGGCCGACACCTGCACCGTCTGGGCGGCCTCGGTCAGCGGCATGTCCTGCCAGCCGTCGACCTGCTTGAGGCCCTTGAGGAACGCCATGGTCGAGTACTGCGGGTCGGTGATCTGCTCCGGGGTGCCCCAACCCGAGGACGGGCGCTGCTGGAACAGGCCCAGCGAGTCGTGGTCGTTGCGCTCCCCCAGGTGACCCAGGTTCTCCAGCTTCGACTCCTGCAGGCTGGTGGCGATCGAGACCACCGCGGCCCGCTCGTCCATGCCGGACTTCTTCGTCGCGGCGATGATCGCCTTGACGTTACCGATCTGCTCCTTGTTCAGGTCGATCCGCGACTGGGTGCCCTGCACACCATGCGGAATCAGCTTGCCCTTGTCCACACCCGGCTTGTCGGCCTGCACGACGGCGACGGGCTTGGCGTCCACCGGGGCGGCGGCGTGGGCGGTGGCCGGGCCGGCGAACACGCCACCGGTGAAGGCCAGACCAGCGATACCGAGCACGCTCTTACGCAGCATCGAGTTCATGATCAAAGCTCCAATTCGGGGGTCAGGCACACCCACCCGATAGGGGGCCGGGTAGATGCGCACGCACCACGGACGGGCGCTCAAAAAGTCTTCGGGGGAAAGATCCGACCGCCGGGCGGGGCTGCCTCACGG
Proteins encoded:
- a CDS encoding DUF6458 family protein yields the protein MGIGTSIFLIAVGAILTFALNASIGGVNLDVVGWILMAAGVLGLIMTTLVWGRRREVVTTAEPAEPVEYRRVDERRDVGPPL
- a CDS encoding 8-amino-7-oxononanoate synthase yields the protein MADWLAALDRRAELRAKAGLTRRLHPRAAGDAVVDLAGNDYLGLATHPEVTAAAAGALSAYGLGATGSRLVRGSTDAHHALEDRLADWLGADRALVFSSGYLANLGAVRALVQPRTLLVSDAHNHASLIDGCRISGAETVVTPHADVQAVADALAAAPGRPAVVVTESVFSVDGDLAPLARLHVVARRHGALLLVDDAHALGVIGPAGAGGVAAAGLAGEPDVLVTATLSKALGGAGGVVAGPAEFVRHLVETGRTFIFDTALPPAVAAGVSAAVRLARSGDDLRTELADRAALAVRRLGAAGLTVSTPDAAVVSVTAPGPEAASAWAADCRDRGVAVGCFRPPSTPDSRSRLRLTISAGVARADFERALDVIVECAP
- the bioD gene encoding dethiobiotin synthase, which translates into the protein MTAAWSGPVLVTGTDTEVGKTVVTAAIAAAAQAAGMRVAVIKPGQTGTATGEPGDVDTVTRLAAPLTGRTLASYPDPLAPLAAARVAELEPLELYTAVDAIREETDKHDLILIEGAGGLLVPMGLRPSGEPWTVADLAVSLGAPAVVVARAGLGTLNHTALTLEALERRAIPAGVVIGAWPAEPELVHWANLTDLVPNLLGAVPMGAGSMDPGVFRRSAPGWFTPALYGVLDDWRAWAEDIS
- a CDS encoding TIGR03086 family metal-binding protein; translated protein: MDLLESYRRSLAEFTDRVGEVGPGQWSDPTPCPGWDVRMLVNHVVSEDRWSVALLAGRTIEQVGDRYDGDQLGADPARTAREAAAQAELAAAHPGALDAIVHLSIGDTPADEYLHQLVAEHLVHGWDLAVAIGADPRLDPEAVRECARWFAGRISDYQRGELVRPGLEVPADADEQDRLIAAFGRDPDWAP
- a CDS encoding alkane 1-monooxygenase codes for the protein MTTDATTPPLAWRDTRKLLWPLALLVPVLPFTAWSIWHSTGGAWAWWLTPVVVFGLIPVIDLLIGEDRRNPPDEVVPRLAADGYYRWLTYLYLPAQYAALALCCAVWARGDLSWIGAAGLVFTVGVVNGIAINTAHELGHKRETMERWLSKVALAPTGYGHFYVEHNRGHHTRVATPEDPASARLGESVWAFWPRTVCGSLRSAWRLETSRFRIRGRNPWTWRNDILTAWAMTLVLYGVLMLAFGPGVLPFLLLQAVIGFSLLEVVNYLEHYGLARQHTAAGRYEKVDPQHSWNSDRTVTNVFLFQLQRHSDHHANPLRRYQTLRSFDSSPQLPAGYATMVVAALVPPVWRRVMDHRVLAHYGGDLELANVHPPALRRLRALYGAQSGSRPNAAISRSCSSASAGTSSPGRTSSPRW
- a CDS encoding cytochrome P450; translated protein: MLFRGWGEAVDGRWPDVATVVDHVGVGHLVVTRHALVRQVLTDPVTFRPDNALDAVTPIPVAALRVLAGHRFRLPPTLANNAGASHPEIRALVADALHPTRVAAQQPWLTALVRQRVDRLAAALDAGQPVDLYAELAADLPLLVLARLVELPDAPVGAVKGFARAALELFWAPLDADRQRALAAEVGRFHTVLRDFAATGGGLAARLRAAGHSRDVVVGALFFLLVAGQETTSQFLTLLLHRLTGEPEVRAGLRGGQVAVADVVEEGLRLEPPIVTWRRVASVDTTLGGTAVPAGTSIVLWLARAGRDPELVADPAGFRPGQRGSRRHLAFGAGAHRCVGAQLARMEAAVVVAEAAPLLDGVTVVRPPWCPDNLTFRMPDAFVIRRG
- a CDS encoding PKD domain-containing protein; translated protein: MRSGTGRPWRRAVGRLGVAALLAAAGIVVGGSPAQATATRTVAFWSMDEPPGATVLKDSSGNGRDGTIGAEVVTGALYAGATGHRFAYHRPTDMEYVPEHINRVPHSTDFNPDAGDFSFTVRYRTTHSFGNIMQKGQGGTSGGYWKFEAPSGMPRCLFRGGDGSSRTGYTGVSIADGQWHTVTCNRTSTYVEMYVDGVRTSRLTGPTGTIANSWQLSIGGKSSCDGVNVTCDYFAGDIDYIKILKGSGGTANQPPVADLAPSCSGLVCTFSAAGSSDADGAIQDHRWDFGDGSTADTDSVPTTSHTYAAAGTYPVTLTVTDDRGATDTATTQLTVAPIAERISFVGQATANANVVTHSLVVPAGVQTGDALVLFLSQNTHATTGEPTGVTGWTRLDRIDGGNATTTAWQKVAAAGDAGSTVRVTLGAQSKGNFVLAAYRGVNPTQPVNAVAAATDTASSAVRVTPYAAVAAEQSWGVSYWMHGDGLSTALTPPPGVEVRSNSSQTGGGRVTGLLADSGSSVPTGSYGGLTATAAAASTTTTTWTVILQPA
- a CDS encoding TetR/AcrR family transcriptional regulator produces the protein MTRRAAEIRLDALLHTACDVIAERGLANTRTADVAEAAGVSQALVFYHFATKERMLAQAFAYAVEQDLARLDAVVHSSAPPLIKLRRMLRRYTPAGRSTSWSVWIDGWAESLRTPELEKVSRRLDLRWRQDLAGVISEGVADGTFDCADPAGAAWRINAVMDGLAVQLAVHDRVITRRQIAEWIRLVAARELGLEPAQLD
- a CDS encoding class I SAM-dependent methyltransferase, with amino-acid sequence MSDLSAAFVRLHARLAPVAFVPELRLHQADEPIGLWELTEGEFRSAQPPPFWAFAWAGGQGLARYVTDHPEAVAGRRVLDLASGSGLVAIAAARAGAATVRAVEVDERAVAAVALNAEANGVRVDAEFGDVLDGDAGDAEIVLAGDVFYSEAMAKRMLRFLLRAARSGARVLVGDPGRAFLPRDRFRELAAYDVPVTEALESVRVKHTTVLELNAAPPGTAR